The following proteins are encoded in a genomic region of Porphyrobacter sp. CACIAM 03H1:
- a CDS encoding MaoC family dehydratase, whose translation MTPQDLAAKVGETIGTSEWVEMSQERINQFAEATGDHQFIHVNEEMAKMTPFGGTIAHGFLTLSMIPYLGAQGGAPRVDGVKMGVNYGGNKTRFIAPVRAGKRIRGHWKLVEMVEKRPGQWQQTAEITIEIEGEEKPALICEWITQFFV comes from the coding sequence ATGACCCCGCAGGATTTGGCCGCCAAGGTCGGCGAAACGATCGGCACCAGCGAATGGGTGGAGATGAGCCAGGAGCGCATCAACCAGTTCGCCGAGGCGACCGGTGACCACCAGTTCATCCACGTCAACGAAGAGATGGCCAAGATGACCCCCTTCGGCGGGACCATCGCCCACGGCTTCCTGACCTTGTCGATGATCCCCTATCTCGGCGCGCAGGGCGGTGCCCCGCGGGTCGACGGGGTGAAGATGGGCGTCAACTACGGCGGCAACAAGACCCGCTTCATCGCCCCCGTGCGTGCGGGCAAGCGCATCCGCGGCCACTGGAAGCTGGTCGAGATGGTCGAGAAGCGCCCCGGCCAGTGGCAGCAGACCGCCGAGATCACCATCGAGATCGAGGGCGAGGAAAAGCCCGCCCTGATCTGCGAGTGGATCACGCAGTTCTTCGTGTGA